A region from the bacterium genome encodes:
- a CDS encoding PorV/PorQ family protein, protein MKRSILNLILPLWTAATILSGSVLAQGVSYKGTSAANFLKVAMGAAFVGSAESDLTLAKDASSLWFNPGTISRIPKSSAVFSHSSWLVQTNFTNVAVTLPFGGFTAGVDLTYFGSGDIEETTLLKQDGTGRVVSASDLALGAALARNLTDRFSVGCKLKYIREQLAQVTAGAFAFDIGSVFETSFFNNMKIGIALTNFGGALQFSGNDLLVTHVVSGSPTNKQIPAVLETKEWDMPMTFRLGVATDIINRGDVVWSGSYAINDARDFGTRHNLGTTLTLKKMLALRAGYRLNYDEATLSAGAGLLVPASFLGQVYFDYAYTDFGQFSNIHQFSVAVNF, encoded by the coding sequence ATGAAAAGATCCATCCTGAATCTGATTTTGCCGCTCTGGACGGCCGCCACCATCCTTTCCGGATCCGTGCTCGCCCAGGGTGTCAGCTACAAGGGGACCTCAGCGGCCAACTTTCTCAAGGTCGCCATGGGCGCTGCCTTCGTGGGGAGCGCCGAATCGGACCTGACCCTGGCCAAGGATGCCTCCAGCCTCTGGTTCAACCCCGGAACCATCAGTCGCATCCCCAAATCGAGTGCGGTCTTTTCCCATTCCAGCTGGCTGGTGCAAACCAATTTCACCAACGTGGCGGTCACCCTGCCGTTCGGCGGTTTCACGGCCGGCGTGGACCTCACCTACTTCGGTTCCGGTGACATCGAGGAGACCACCCTGCTCAAGCAGGATGGCACCGGACGCGTTGTCAGCGCCAGCGACCTCGCACTCGGCGCCGCTCTGGCGCGTAACCTGACCGATCGTTTCTCGGTCGGATGCAAACTGAAATATATCCGCGAGCAATTGGCTCAGGTCACCGCGGGCGCTTTCGCCTTCGACATCGGCAGCGTCTTCGAGACCTCCTTCTTCAACAACATGAAGATCGGCATCGCCCTCACCAACTTCGGCGGGGCCCTGCAGTTCAGCGGCAACGACCTGCTCGTGACCCATGTGGTCTCGGGCAGCCCGACCAACAAGCAAATCCCCGCCGTGCTCGAGACCAAGGAATGGGACATGCCGATGACCTTCCGGCTCGGGGTCGCCACCGATATCATCAATCGCGGCGATGTGGTCTGGTCGGGCAGCTATGCCATCAACGACGCCCGCGATTTCGGAACCCGGCACAACCTCGGCACCACCCTGACCCTGAAAAAGATGCTCGCTCTGCGCGCCGGGTACCGCCTCAATTACGACGAGGCCACCCTGTCGGCCGGTGCCGGGCTGCTGGTGCCGGCCAGTTTCCTCGGGCAGGTCTATTTTGACTATGCCTACACCGATTTCGGCCAGTTCTCCAATATCCATCAATTTTCCGTGGCCGTAAATTTCTAA